One part of the Rutidosis leptorrhynchoides isolate AG116_Rl617_1_P2 chromosome 1, CSIRO_AGI_Rlap_v1, whole genome shotgun sequence genome encodes these proteins:
- the LOC139861372 gene encoding phosphatidylserine decarboxylase proenzyme 1, mitochondrial-like: MNFRFSHKLPLFALSKTFNYERIRSSFLFRKLLTTTKQPPASINGNTNSNSNSKGNPFVVPGATAATILMLGALHARRMYNDKIIEEARENGIELELQPDVKAKFLNILPLRSISRFWGSLSSTELPVWLRPHAHRAYARAFHSNLEEVAFPLDHYASLKDFFVRTLKEGCRPIDSDQRSLISPVDGTVLRVGELKEGVMIEQVKGFSYSVSSLLGAGSLLPLMAAKDTHENDNLVENNLKVESKKSWWRVSLASPKLKESSSSRPMKGLFYCVIYLKPGDYHRFHSPVDWNVLLRRHFSGRLYPVNERAIRTIKNLYIENERVVLEGKWQEGYIAMAAVGATNIGSIELSIEPALKTNQPRKKLLQSDAPEEHLYEPQGTGVLLKKGDEVGAFNMGSTVVLVFQAPATKKHEDQTSSSEFRFCVEKGDKIRMGEALGRWHDL; the protein is encoded by the exons ATGAATTTTAGGTTTTCACACAAGTTACCGTTGTTTGCTCTTAGCAAAACCTTCAATTATGAACGAATCCGTTCAAGTTTCTTGTTTCGTAAACTGCTTACTACCACTAAGCAACCTCCAGCTTCCATTAATGGCAACACCAATAGCAACAGCAACTCTAAAG GTAATCCTTTTGTGGTTCCCGGTGCAACTGCGGCAACTATACTTATGCTTGGAGCTTTACATGCTAGACGTATGTATAATGACAAAATA ATTGAAGAGGCTAGAGAAAATGGAATTGAACTCGAGCTCCAACCAGATGTCAAA GCTAAGTTTCTGAATATATTACCTTTGCGTTCCATTTCAAGGTTTTGGGGATCTTTGTCCAGCACG GAACTTCCTGTTTGGTTACGTCCACATGCTCATAGAGCGTATGCTCGTGCATTTCATTCAA ATTTGGAGGAGGTGGCCTTTCCTTTGGATCATTATGCGTCTCTAAAAGATTTTTTTGTTCGTACCCTGAAAGAAGGTTGCAGGCCAATCGATTCTGACCAACGTAGTCTG ATTAGTCCTGTTGATGGTACCGTCTTAAGAGTTGGAGAGCTTAAAGAAGGTGTTATGATCGAGCAAGTAAAAGGGTTCTCCTATTCTGTATCTTCCCTTTTAGGTGCAGGTTCATTGCTCCCACTTATGGCTGCTAAAGATACACACGAAAACGATAATTTGGTAGAAAACAATCTCAAAGTTGAGAGCAAAAAATCATGGTGGAGAGTTTCATTGGCTTCACCAAAACTTAAGGAGTCGTCTTCATCACG TCCCATGAAAGGCCTTTTTTACTGTGTTATATACCTAAAGCCAGGAGACTATCATCGATTTCATTCCCCAGTTGATTGGAATGTACTTCTTCGACGGCATTTTTCAG GTCGCCTCTACCCTGTGAATGAGCGGGCTATCAGAACAATTAAAAATCTATATATTGAGAATGAAAGG GTTGTACTTGAGGGTAAATGGCAAGAAGGTTATATAGCAATGGCTGCAGTAGGTGCAACCAATATTGGGTCCATTGAGCTTTCAATTGAACCTGCTTTAAAGACAAACCAACCAAGAAAGAAACTGCTCCAGTCAGATGCTCCTGAAGAACACCTTTATGAACCCCAAGGCACTGGAGTCTTACTCAAGAAAGGAGATGAG GTAGGTGCGTTTAACATGGGATCAACTGTGGTGCTAGTTTTCCAAGCTCCTGCAACAAAGAAACATGAAGATCAAACATCATCATCAGAATTCAGGTTTTGTGTTGAAAAAGGCGATAAAATTCGAATGGGAGAAGCTTTAGGACGGTGGCATGATTTGTAG